One stretch of Bremerella cremea DNA includes these proteins:
- a CDS encoding DUF7133 domain-containing protein has product MLVLPFSPIAFAAEPAKTPEEQQKLFHLPPGFEIQLVLSDPDIGQPMNLNFDARGRLWVTSSVEYPYPANGPGVQPRPKQFQGGDNQPPRDWVVVVDGFEKNGKAKKVTRFVSGLNIPIGETPLGAGDEAIIYSIPNIDKVVDTNGDGVADERTKLYGSIGNVDTHGMSNGYTPWIDGWIYGCHGFSNTSEITDGEGNVTRMQSGNTYRFRADGSRFEQFTYGQVNPFGMTFDPLGNLYDADCHSMPVYLLLRGARYPHFGSQPDALGFGPTMIDHNHGSTGICGPAYYAADQFPADFHDNIFICNPVSQVVHRDKLKRFGSTYLVDSQPDMVTCDDTWFRPVDVMVGPDGALYIADFYNPIIGHYESPLEHPDRDRTRGRVWRVVYTGEGAQPLPASTDITKLDVDGLIDKLDDPNLLVRTQATNLLVENFAGTASNALRARVATLSPWQIAHGLWVVERLAGLAPQELEFLAAHNEAIVRVHTMRALAERAEWNELEFGIVREALSDDNAFVVRTAADALGRHVDVGNVSPLLKAWNKALPEDTHLFYTIQLALREHFRTPGFAAEIQRYQWSKKQIARLVEIAKIAESGEAAEWLILNAKPDSLDWEVLRRVARQAAQQAKPAMLQRIVDLVAEKDPWQQLAVLREFTLAEQEAGRRPQDNQTAQQWASQLVSQLSAEFAQPEAWTYLPLSDVASNGTNPWAPRTRTKSNGETVEFLDSIVHGEKNTGMLRSRPFTLAAEVSFWMCGQDGYPNQPDAKQNYVQLKLADSGQVIGKHFGPRNDVAQRFTFDTSRYAGQRGVIEVVDGNASDSWAWLAVQGFSPEVPAFPSDDQRGTKEDLGKTIAVYHLQEATDDLKRAIDNQDLAITTRLGAARLLLGFDQDEVVIPQLTAWVQSDALPDNVRVETAQLLGSISSDEARTALIAAMQSAAANRQAELALALTQQTEGVNALLAGIETGKASAYVLQDPRVQQQIEQLKLTDEALAKIGQLKQDLPAREEQVQKQIDQLIAAVEASDTSPATGAKSFEKRCATCHQLAGQGQLIGPQLDGVGNRPVARIVEDVLDPSRNVDAAFRTVLIQTFDGQIISGLPRREEGEILVLANSEGKEIRIAKEDIDLQKSSPLSLMPSNFVEQIPQEEMVGLVKFLKSQQSKAAVE; this is encoded by the coding sequence ATGCTCGTGCTCCCGTTCAGCCCCATAGCCTTCGCAGCGGAACCAGCCAAAACGCCAGAAGAGCAGCAGAAGCTGTTTCATCTGCCCCCTGGTTTCGAGATTCAATTAGTGTTGAGCGATCCCGATATCGGTCAGCCGATGAACTTGAACTTCGATGCTCGTGGCCGATTGTGGGTCACCAGTAGTGTCGAATACCCCTACCCTGCCAACGGCCCTGGTGTTCAGCCACGGCCTAAGCAATTCCAAGGCGGCGACAACCAGCCGCCGCGCGATTGGGTTGTCGTGGTGGATGGGTTCGAGAAAAACGGCAAGGCGAAGAAGGTTACTCGGTTTGTCAGCGGGCTGAACATTCCGATCGGCGAAACGCCACTGGGTGCCGGTGACGAGGCAATCATTTACAGCATTCCCAACATCGACAAAGTTGTCGACACCAACGGCGATGGAGTCGCCGACGAGCGGACCAAGTTGTACGGCAGCATTGGCAATGTCGATACGCACGGCATGTCGAACGGATACACACCGTGGATCGATGGTTGGATTTACGGTTGCCATGGTTTCTCGAATACGTCGGAAATCACCGACGGCGAAGGAAACGTAACACGGATGCAGTCCGGCAACACGTATCGCTTTCGTGCCGATGGGAGTCGCTTCGAACAGTTCACTTACGGCCAGGTTAACCCATTTGGTATGACCTTCGACCCGTTAGGCAATTTGTACGATGCCGACTGTCACTCGATGCCGGTATACCTATTGCTGCGGGGGGCCCGATACCCTCACTTCGGTAGCCAGCCCGATGCCCTTGGTTTTGGGCCGACCATGATCGATCATAACCACGGATCGACCGGCATTTGCGGACCCGCTTACTACGCCGCCGATCAGTTTCCCGCCGATTTTCACGATAACATTTTCATCTGCAATCCTGTTTCTCAGGTTGTGCATCGCGACAAATTGAAACGGTTTGGTTCGACGTACCTGGTCGATTCGCAGCCTGACATGGTGACGTGCGACGATACCTGGTTTCGCCCGGTCGATGTGATGGTTGGCCCGGACGGGGCGCTATACATCGCCGATTTCTACAACCCAATCATCGGCCATTACGAATCACCACTCGAACACCCTGATCGCGATCGCACGCGTGGCCGCGTCTGGCGGGTTGTTTACACCGGCGAGGGTGCTCAACCGCTGCCTGCTTCGACCGATATCACCAAGCTGGATGTCGATGGGCTGATTGATAAATTGGACGACCCGAATCTTTTGGTTCGTACGCAAGCGACAAACTTGTTAGTCGAGAACTTTGCCGGGACCGCTTCGAATGCTTTACGGGCACGCGTAGCCACCTTGTCGCCGTGGCAAATCGCGCATGGATTGTGGGTCGTCGAGCGTCTAGCAGGTCTCGCCCCGCAGGAACTCGAATTCCTGGCGGCTCATAACGAGGCGATCGTCCGGGTTCACACCATGCGGGCCTTAGCGGAACGGGCAGAGTGGAACGAACTGGAGTTTGGCATCGTCCGAGAAGCGTTGAGTGACGACAACGCGTTTGTCGTTCGCACTGCCGCCGATGCCTTGGGACGTCATGTCGACGTCGGCAATGTCTCTCCATTGCTGAAAGCTTGGAACAAAGCCCTGCCAGAAGACACGCACCTGTTTTATACGATTCAACTGGCCCTGCGAGAACATTTCCGCACTCCCGGCTTTGCGGCAGAGATCCAGCGATATCAGTGGTCCAAGAAACAGATTGCCCGCCTGGTCGAGATCGCCAAAATCGCTGAAAGTGGCGAAGCGGCCGAGTGGCTAATTCTGAACGCGAAGCCAGACTCGCTCGACTGGGAAGTGCTACGACGTGTGGCAAGGCAAGCGGCCCAACAAGCGAAGCCAGCGATGCTGCAGCGGATTGTGGACCTTGTCGCCGAGAAAGATCCTTGGCAACAACTGGCCGTGCTTCGCGAGTTCACCCTGGCCGAACAAGAAGCTGGCCGTCGTCCGCAAGACAACCAAACCGCCCAGCAGTGGGCCAGCCAACTAGTTAGCCAGCTTTCGGCAGAATTTGCTCAGCCTGAAGCTTGGACTTACTTGCCGCTGTCGGATGTGGCATCAAACGGAACGAACCCTTGGGCCCCTCGCACACGTACCAAGTCGAACGGCGAGACGGTCGAGTTTCTCGATAGCATTGTGCATGGCGAGAAGAACACCGGTATGCTTCGCAGCCGTCCCTTTACGCTTGCTGCTGAGGTCAGCTTTTGGATGTGTGGCCAAGATGGCTATCCCAATCAGCCCGATGCCAAGCAAAACTACGTGCAATTAAAACTCGCCGATAGTGGCCAGGTGATTGGCAAGCACTTTGGTCCGCGTAACGATGTGGCCCAGCGGTTCACGTTCGATACCAGCCGGTACGCTGGCCAACGGGGTGTAATTGAAGTTGTGGACGGTAATGCGAGTGATTCGTGGGCCTGGCTGGCCGTGCAAGGGTTTTCGCCTGAGGTGCCTGCTTTTCCGAGTGATGACCAGCGCGGCACGAAAGAAGACCTGGGCAAGACGATCGCCGTTTACCACCTGCAAGAAGCCACCGACGATTTGAAGCGAGCGATCGACAACCAAGATTTGGCGATTACCACTCGGCTGGGTGCGGCCCGGTTGCTGCTTGGTTTCGACCAAGACGAAGTGGTTATTCCCCAACTAACCGCCTGGGTACAAAGTGATGCGCTGCCTGACAATGTGCGAGTGGAAACGGCCCAACTGTTAGGAAGTATCTCATCAGACGAGGCCCGCACCGCCTTAATTGCCGCCATGCAGTCTGCTGCCGCGAACCGACAAGCGGAATTAGCACTGGCCCTAACGCAGCAAACCGAAGGGGTGAATGCCCTGCTCGCAGGAATTGAAACCGGGAAAGCGTCCGCCTACGTGCTGCAAGACCCTCGCGTGCAGCAGCAGATTGAACAACTTAAATTAACAGACGAAGCACTTGCCAAGATTGGCCAGCTGAAACAAGATTTGCCTGCTCGCGAAGAGCAAGTGCAAAAACAAATCGATCAGTTGATTGCTGCCGTCGAGGCCAGTGACACTTCGCCCGCAACTGGGGCCAAGTCGTTCGAAAAACGATGTGCGACTTGTCACCAATTGGCTGGCCAAGGGCAACTGATCGGACCGCAGTTAGATGGCGTTGGCAATCGTCCTGTCGCGCGGATCGTGGAAGATGTCCTCGATCCGAGCCGCAACGTTGATGCTGCGTTCCGCACTGTGCTGATTCAGACGTTCGACGGGCAGATAATCTCTGGGCTGCCACGGCGAGAAGAAGGCGAGATCTTGGTCCTGGCCAACTCCGAAGGAAAAGAGATTCGCATCGCCAAGGAAGACATCGACCTGCAAAAGAGTTCCCCCCTCTCGCTGATGCCGTCGAACTTCGTCGAACAGATCCCGCAGGAAGAAATGGTGGGGCTGGTCAAGTTTTTGAAATCACAGCAAAGCAAAGCTGCGGTGGAATAA
- a CDS encoding SUMF1/EgtB/PvdO family nonheme iron enzyme, whose protein sequence is MNFRSLVALSVCLLPGTLAAAEVDFVKEIAPILEMNCVSCHSGDEPDGDYTLSTKEMAFDSGSGGAIDPGNPDDSMLYTMTIVERTDDELMPPLRAGGPLSKNETELLKKWIEEGANWPDEVKLTAKVKKATHISPDDFELVKKLHAKIVAQAEKEKGDAANYKNTIPVTEVDYQMIAVPGGEFLMGSPETEEFRKPEEGPQTKVTLDPFWIGKYEVTWDEYEPFMITQVDRYKDGSRKDYKSDEHTIVDAVSQPTPPYTEMSFGMGQHGYPAISMTQHAANKYCQWLSAQTGHFYRLPTEAEWEYACRAGTNTAYSFGDDPDKLTEYGWFYDNANEKYQKVGLKKPNPWGLYDMHGNVMEWTADQYVPDYFKQIAGDPNNPYIKPITLYPRSVRGGGWDDDPDRLRSAARRGSDALWKQQDPQLPKSVWYHTNAQQLGFRIVRPKKIPSPEEMYFYWNSAKDVY, encoded by the coding sequence ATGAACTTTCGCAGCCTTGTTGCTCTATCGGTCTGTCTGCTTCCAGGAACGCTTGCGGCGGCAGAAGTCGATTTCGTCAAAGAGATCGCTCCTATCTTGGAAATGAATTGCGTGTCGTGCCATTCCGGCGACGAACCTGATGGTGATTACACGCTTAGCACCAAGGAAATGGCCTTCGATTCCGGCAGTGGTGGGGCGATCGATCCGGGTAATCCTGACGATAGCATGCTGTACACGATGACCATTGTCGAGCGAACCGACGACGAGCTCATGCCACCCCTACGAGCTGGCGGTCCATTAAGCAAAAACGAAACAGAGCTTCTGAAGAAATGGATTGAAGAAGGCGCCAACTGGCCAGACGAGGTCAAGCTGACCGCCAAGGTGAAGAAAGCGACCCACATCTCGCCCGACGACTTCGAGTTGGTCAAAAAGCTTCACGCTAAGATCGTCGCCCAAGCAGAAAAAGAAAAAGGGGACGCCGCAAACTACAAGAACACGATTCCGGTCACCGAAGTTGATTACCAAATGATCGCCGTCCCTGGGGGCGAATTCCTGATGGGCAGTCCCGAAACGGAAGAGTTCCGTAAACCGGAAGAAGGCCCGCAAACCAAAGTCACCCTCGATCCGTTCTGGATCGGCAAGTACGAGGTTACCTGGGACGAGTACGAACCGTTCATGATCACGCAGGTCGATCGCTACAAAGATGGTTCGCGGAAGGATTATAAAAGTGACGAACACACCATCGTCGACGCCGTCAGCCAGCCGACTCCCCCTTATACGGAAATGAGCTTCGGCATGGGCCAGCATGGCTATCCGGCGATTAGCATGACCCAGCATGCCGCCAACAAGTACTGCCAATGGCTTAGCGCCCAAACCGGCCACTTTTATCGCTTGCCAACCGAAGCCGAATGGGAATATGCTTGCCGCGCCGGAACCAACACCGCATACTCGTTTGGCGACGACCCTGACAAGCTCACCGAGTACGGTTGGTTCTACGACAACGCCAACGAAAAGTACCAGAAGGTTGGCTTGAAAAAGCCGAATCCTTGGGGCCTCTACGATATGCACGGCAACGTGATGGAATGGACCGCCGATCAGTACGTGCCAGACTATTTCAAGCAGATCGCAGGCGACCCGAACAACCCCTATATCAAACCGATCACGCTTTATCCACGCAGCGTTCGCGGCGGCGGTTGGGACGACGATCCCGATCGACTGCGTAGTGCCGCCCGCCGTGGTAGCGACGCCCTCTGGAAACAGCAGGATCCTCAGCTTCCCAAGAGCGTTTGGTACCATACCAATGCTCAACAACTCGGCTTTCGCATTGTCCGCCCCAAGAAGATTCCCTCGCCTGAGGAAATGTACTTCTACTGGAACAGCGCAAAAGACGTGTACTAG
- a CDS encoding TonB-dependent receptor plug domain-containing protein: protein MRFRYRWSPFWRGSLCLLVTCCPPVLLAQDLVPTKPVVLQEEETTTNEETVSEVPSLEVDRLPAVVVEGNSTSGDTQRDYDATFSNAEVMTPNNMPSEERKFGGTVQVISNEQIVESDAFTVGQLLARQPGVDVVNSGGPGGTSSIFLRGANSQHTKVLIDGSPVNDPSSPSRGFDAANLTLDNVERIEILQGPQSLLYGSEAIGGVVNILTKRGQGPMSGSLSAQGGVFGTHREGGYIQGQSGAVDYSFSGSWLDTQSYSAALTGTERDPFSVGALAGAFGVQLTENTEFVYRLRYTDARAHIDDAGLTIGQPPTDDPTRLNLTSNLVQRFEINNTLLDGNIINMFAYDDVDYTRADTDDFFPSNFAGKTRQFTYMGTAILWPDHEFSVGVQHWNESATTEYIPSPPSQASQYQTGVFFQDRISFWDRLHLTGGVRWDDHSVAGGHSTYRTTAAYELRETNTRLRASLGTGYRAPSLSENVLPYGNPALRPERSTGWEYGFDQSLFNNQVVLGATYFRNDYFDLILYDPNTFTLLNIGQARSHGVELTADWYANEVWTVWGSYTHTDTYDDETGLQLVRRPRDKGTFGVTRKLGESGSITLAARMIGRRLDARNGSVVLAQYNVIDIYGDYWIRQNMRWFYRIDNLLNEQYQEITGYATSDAAIYSGLEWRF, encoded by the coding sequence GTGAGATTTCGCTATCGATGGAGCCCTTTTTGGCGGGGCTCACTTTGTCTCTTAGTGACCTGTTGCCCGCCTGTGCTGCTGGCCCAAGACCTGGTTCCGACCAAGCCAGTGGTACTGCAAGAAGAAGAAACGACGACCAACGAAGAAACCGTTTCTGAGGTGCCAAGCTTAGAAGTCGATCGTTTGCCGGCGGTCGTGGTGGAAGGGAATTCGACCAGCGGCGATACCCAGCGCGACTACGACGCGACTTTTTCCAATGCGGAAGTGATGACGCCGAATAATATGCCATCGGAAGAACGCAAGTTCGGTGGCACGGTCCAAGTGATTTCCAACGAGCAGATCGTCGAATCAGACGCGTTCACCGTTGGGCAGCTACTCGCTCGTCAGCCGGGTGTCGACGTGGTGAACTCTGGCGGCCCAGGCGGAACGAGTTCGATCTTTTTGCGCGGTGCCAACTCGCAGCATACCAAAGTGCTGATCGACGGCTCGCCGGTCAACGATCCGAGCAGTCCGAGCCGTGGTTTTGATGCCGCGAACTTGACGCTCGATAACGTCGAACGAATCGAAATCTTACAGGGGCCGCAAAGCTTGTTGTACGGTTCCGAAGCGATCGGTGGTGTCGTCAATATCTTGACCAAACGGGGGCAAGGGCCCATGTCTGGCTCGCTTTCCGCCCAAGGGGGTGTTTTCGGAACGCATCGTGAAGGGGGCTACATTCAGGGGCAAAGTGGCGCGGTCGATTACTCGTTTTCTGGTTCGTGGCTCGATACCCAGTCCTACTCCGCCGCACTTACGGGAACCGAGCGCGATCCTTTTTCCGTCGGCGCGCTGGCTGGGGCCTTTGGGGTTCAACTAACCGAAAATACCGAGTTCGTTTATCGCCTACGTTACACCGATGCCCGGGCGCATATTGACGACGCGGGATTAACCATCGGACAGCCGCCGACCGACGACCCGACGCGGTTGAACCTGACGAGCAACCTGGTTCAGCGATTCGAGATTAACAACACGCTGCTCGATGGCAATATCATCAATATGTTTGCCTACGACGACGTCGACTACACCCGCGCGGATACCGACGATTTCTTCCCGAGTAACTTTGCCGGTAAGACGCGTCAGTTTACTTACATGGGAACGGCTATCTTGTGGCCTGATCACGAGTTTTCAGTCGGTGTGCAGCATTGGAACGAATCGGCGACGACCGAGTACATCCCTTCGCCGCCGAGCCAAGCCAGCCAATATCAAACCGGGGTTTTCTTCCAAGATCGAATTTCGTTCTGGGATCGCTTGCACCTCACCGGTGGTGTCCGTTGGGACGATCATAGCGTGGCTGGCGGGCACAGCACTTATCGGACGACGGCGGCTTACGAACTGCGTGAAACGAATACCCGGCTGCGAGCTAGTCTCGGCACCGGCTATCGGGCCCCGTCTCTTTCAGAAAACGTCTTACCGTACGGCAACCCGGCTCTGCGTCCCGAGCGGAGTACTGGCTGGGAATACGGCTTCGATCAATCGTTGTTTAACAACCAAGTCGTTCTCGGAGCAACCTATTTCCGCAACGACTATTTCGATTTGATCTTGTACGATCCCAACACCTTCACGCTGCTGAATATCGGCCAGGCACGTTCGCACGGGGTTGAGTTGACGGCCGATTGGTATGCCAACGAAGTCTGGACGGTGTGGGGTTCGTACACGCATACCGATACGTACGATGACGAAACTGGTTTGCAGTTGGTACGACGGCCACGCGATAAAGGGACGTTTGGGGTGACCCGCAAGCTAGGTGAAAGCGGGTCGATTACCTTGGCCGCACGAATGATCGGGCGACGTCTCGATGCCCGCAACGGTTCGGTTGTCCTGGCCCAGTACAACGTGATTGATATTTATGGTGACTACTGGATTCGTCAGAACATGCGGTGGTTCTACCGCATCGATAACCTGTTGAACGAGCAGTACCAGGAGATCACCGGCTACGCAACCTCCGACGCTGCGATCTACAGCGGCCTGGAATGGCGGTTCTAG
- a CDS encoding Gfo/Idh/MocA family protein, which yields MSERLAPQNNRRDFIKIAGAASALSAFAVPHVHAEEKEIDTIQVALVGCGGRGSGAAADALNVPDARTKLVAMADVFEHRLTGSHQSLDRNFQGNKDKVDVPKERQFVGFEAYKQAMDALNPGDVVILATPLAFRWVHYTYAIDRGLNVFMEKPLIADGPSAKRMIALAELADEKNIKSAVGLMVRHCRGRQELHERIQNGEIGDIVCMRAYRMHGPVASAFSTRKPEDKSEVMYQIERFHSFLWASGGCFSDFYIHQIDETSWMKNSWPVKAQALGGRHYRGDFVDQNFDTYAVEYTYDDGSKLFFDGRTMLGCRNDMSSIVHGSKGSAIVSTSGHTPGKVRTFKGQKQSRRDVMWAFPQPEENPYQLEWNDFIEAIVKDIPYNEVHRGVQASLVTSMGRMAAHTGQEITYEEMLNCEQELAPNVDKMTADGPAPVMSDENGRYPVPEPGKNRDVEYAV from the coding sequence ATGAGCGAACGACTTGCCCCTCAGAACAATCGCCGCGACTTTATCAAAATTGCTGGCGCTGCTTCCGCACTTTCTGCCTTTGCGGTGCCTCATGTGCACGCAGAAGAAAAAGAGATTGACACGATCCAAGTCGCCCTGGTTGGGTGTGGTGGTCGTGGTTCCGGTGCCGCCGCCGACGCGTTGAATGTGCCAGACGCACGCACCAAGTTGGTCGCCATGGCCGACGTGTTCGAACATCGTTTGACGGGCAGTCATCAATCGCTCGACCGCAACTTCCAAGGCAACAAAGACAAGGTCGATGTCCCGAAGGAACGTCAGTTCGTCGGTTTCGAGGCCTACAAGCAAGCGATGGACGCCCTCAACCCTGGCGACGTCGTCATCCTGGCCACCCCGCTCGCTTTTCGCTGGGTCCATTACACCTACGCGATCGATCGCGGTTTGAACGTCTTCATGGAGAAGCCGCTCATCGCCGACGGCCCGAGCGCCAAACGAATGATCGCCCTGGCAGAACTGGCCGACGAAAAGAACATCAAGTCGGCGGTGGGGCTGATGGTTCGCCATTGCCGTGGTCGTCAGGAATTGCACGAACGAATTCAGAACGGCGAAATCGGCGATATCGTTTGCATGCGGGCCTACCGAATGCACGGCCCGGTTGCCTCGGCGTTCTCGACCCGCAAGCCAGAAGACAAGTCGGAAGTGATGTACCAGATCGAACGCTTCCACAGCTTCCTGTGGGCCAGCGGCGGCTGCTTCAGCGACTTCTACATTCACCAGATCGACGAGACCTCGTGGATGAAAAACTCGTGGCCGGTGAAAGCCCAAGCGTTGGGTGGTCGCCACTATCGTGGTGATTTTGTCGATCAGAACTTCGACACCTACGCCGTGGAATACACCTACGACGACGGCTCGAAGCTGTTCTTCGACGGTCGCACGATGCTTGGTTGCCGCAACGATATGTCCAGCATCGTCCACGGCAGCAAGGGTTCAGCGATTGTGAGCACTTCGGGGCATACGCCCGGTAAGGTTCGTACCTTCAAGGGGCAAAAGCAAAGCCGCCGCGACGTAATGTGGGCCTTCCCACAGCCGGAAGAAAACCCATACCAATTGGAATGGAATGACTTCATCGAGGCGATCGTCAAAGATATTCCGTACAACGAAGTCCATCGCGGCGTCCAAGCCAGCTTGGTGACGAGCATGGGCCGTATGGCAGCTCATACCGGTCAGGAAATCACCTACGAAGAAATGCTCAACTGCGAGCAAGAGCTCGCTCCGAACGTCGACAAGATGACCGCAGACGGTCCTGCCCCGGTCATGTCGGACGAAAACGGCCGGTACCCTGTGCCCGAGCCAGGCAAGAACCGCGACGTCGAATACGCCGTCTAA
- a CDS encoding metallophosphoesterase: MDWFVSDLHMFSRRSIYHEHEEEIMARAQEARVFVLGGDIVDFSWTTLPTVAATIDASIEWLAKLVASNRNCQFHYLLGNHDCHADFVDQLGELTEENENLHWEPYFLRIGSAVMLHGDAVHLKDRTNVALAMARSQKLHNKQPAYRHGIYQLAIRSKLHAVVGKLANPRRMIAGRIWDYLSNEHVDLDHAVRNIYFGHTHVPMNEYVFRGVNFHNGGATIAGLKFNMLPMQLDGQVEPIDRNVERF; the protein is encoded by the coding sequence ATGGATTGGTTTGTCTCTGATTTACATATGTTCTCGCGACGCTCGATTTATCACGAGCACGAAGAAGAAATCATGGCGCGGGCCCAAGAGGCACGGGTCTTTGTCTTGGGTGGTGACATTGTTGATTTCTCGTGGACCACCCTTCCAACGGTCGCAGCTACCATCGATGCATCGATCGAGTGGTTAGCCAAGCTGGTCGCTTCGAACCGAAATTGCCAGTTTCATTATCTGCTCGGCAATCACGACTGCCATGCTGACTTTGTCGACCAGTTGGGTGAACTTACCGAGGAAAACGAGAACCTGCACTGGGAACCGTATTTCCTGCGAATCGGTTCGGCCGTGATGCTGCATGGTGATGCGGTCCACTTGAAGGATCGCACGAACGTTGCCTTAGCGATGGCCCGCAGCCAGAAGCTGCATAACAAACAGCCAGCTTATCGCCACGGAATATATCAATTGGCGATTCGCTCGAAGCTGCATGCGGTGGTTGGCAAGCTGGCCAATCCTCGCCGGATGATCGCTGGCCGGATTTGGGATTACCTTTCCAACGAACATGTCGATCTCGATCACGCCGTGCGCAACATTTACTTTGGCCATACCCATGTGCCGATGAACGAATACGTGTTTCGCGGTGTCAATTTCCATAACGGCGGAGCCACCATTGCCGGGCTGAAATTCAACATGCTGCCCATGCAACTAGATGGCCAAGTCGAGCCGATCGATCGCAACGTCGAACGCTTCTAA